One window of the Diospyros lotus cultivar Yz01 chromosome 12, ASM1463336v1, whole genome shotgun sequence genome contains the following:
- the LOC127787702 gene encoding uncharacterized protein LOC127787702, giving the protein MDRYQKVEKPKPQAPINENEIRITAQGLVRNYISYATTLLQERRGREIVLRAMGQAISKTVAIAEIIKKRIPRLHQDTAISSVSITDVFEPIEEGLLPVEQTRHVSMISITLSTKELNKNSPGYQAPFPVEQQKPQHNYRQQQPRQARLPFNVVNEESYGRGQGRGRGRGWGWNRGGGYGYYQENDGYAGWNRGGGRGRGWGYRGAGYERGRGGGGRGYGYARGRGQMGGRRNRGGGNQA; this is encoded by the exons ATGGATAGATACCAGAAAGTCGAAAAACCTAAGCCCCAAGCACCCATAAACGAGAACGAGATCCGAATCACAGCACAGGGTTTGGTTCGCAACTACATCAGCTATGCCACCACTCTTCTCCAG GAGAGACGGGGGAGAGAGATTGTCTTGAGAGCAATGGGACAGGCAATTAGCAAAACGGTGGCCATTGCAGAGATTATAAAG AAAAGAATTCCCAGGTTGCATCAAGATACTGCCATCAGTTCAGTAAGCATTACTGATGTTTTTGAACCAATTGAAGAGGGCCTTTTGCC AGTGGAGCAAACTCGCCATGTATCGATGATTTCAATTACCTTGTCAACTAAGGAGCTAAACAAGAACTCTCCTGG GTACCAAGCTCCATTCCCTGTGGAGCAACAAAAACCACAGCACAACTATCGGCAGCAGCAACCAAGACAAGCACGTTTACCTTTTAATGTTGTTAATGAAG AGTCATATGGTCGAGGACAAGGCCGTGGCAGAGGACGGGGATGGGGATGGAATCGGGGTGGTGGATACGGATACTACCAAG AAAATGATGGGTATGCAGGCTGGAATCGAGGTGGTGGCCGTGGTAGAGGTTGGGGGTATCGTG GTGCCGGGTATGAAAGAGGTCGAGGCGGAGGGGGCAGAGGTTATGGTTATGCGCGTGGCCGGGGACAGATGGGCGGCCGCCGTAATCGGGGTGGTGGCAACCAGGCATAA